A part of Miscanthus floridulus cultivar M001 chromosome 6, ASM1932011v1, whole genome shotgun sequence genomic DNA contains:
- the LOC136458980 gene encoding pseudo histidine-containing phosphotransfer protein 1-like isoform X2, with translation MRMLLEGYLDEQFCQVEDLQDEASPNFAEEVVTLFFKDSAKLISNVEQALEKYPKDFNRWDAYMQQLKGSCSSIGASRMKSECMSFRDYCGQGNVEGCMRSFQKVKREHGALRQKLEAYFQLLRQAGQLVLLELPPGPGCKN, from the exons ATGAGGATGCTTTTGGAG GGGTACCTAGACGAGCAATTTTGCCAGGTGGAAGACTTGCAGGATGAAGCTAGTCCTAATTTTGCGGAAGAGGTTGTCACTTTGTTTTTCAAGGACTCAGCCAAGCTAATATCAAATGTTGAACAAGCTCT AGAAAAATACCCCAAAGATTTCAATAGATGGGATGCATACATGCAGCAGCTAAAAGGCAGCTGTTCCAG CATTGGTGCTTCAAGGATGAAGAGTGAGTGCATGTCATTCAGGGATTACTGTGGACAGGGAAATGTTGAAGG TTGCATGAGATCGTTCCAGAAAGTGAAGAGGGAGCACGGTGCCCTGAGGCAGAAACTAGAGGCCTATTTCCAG CTGCTACGACAAGCTGGACAGCTGGTCCTGCTGGAGCTGCCACCAGGCCCGGGATGTAAGAACTAG
- the LOC136458980 gene encoding pseudo histidine-containing phosphotransfer protein 5-like isoform X1, with amino-acid sequence MDYSNLRRQAASMKKSLFDQGYLDEQFCQVEDLQDEASPNFAEEVVTLFFKDSAKLISNVEQALEKYPKDFNRWDAYMQQLKGSCSSIGASRMKSECMSFRDYCGQGNVEGCMRSFQKVKREHGALRQKLEAYFQLLRQAGQLVLLELPPGPGCKN; translated from the exons ATGGATTATTCTAATTTGCGTCGCCAAGCTGCATCCATGAAAAAGAGTCTCTTTGATCAG GGGTACCTAGACGAGCAATTTTGCCAGGTGGAAGACTTGCAGGATGAAGCTAGTCCTAATTTTGCGGAAGAGGTTGTCACTTTGTTTTTCAAGGACTCAGCCAAGCTAATATCAAATGTTGAACAAGCTCT AGAAAAATACCCCAAAGATTTCAATAGATGGGATGCATACATGCAGCAGCTAAAAGGCAGCTGTTCCAG CATTGGTGCTTCAAGGATGAAGAGTGAGTGCATGTCATTCAGGGATTACTGTGGACAGGGAAATGTTGAAGG TTGCATGAGATCGTTCCAGAAAGTGAAGAGGGAGCACGGTGCCCTGAGGCAGAAACTAGAGGCCTATTTCCAG CTGCTACGACAAGCTGGACAGCTGGTCCTGCTGGAGCTGCCACCAGGCCCGGGATGTAAGAACTAG